The DNA window GCGACGTCGTGCCACACCGTGTAGCCCATGCCCAGGTCGGCGACGATGCGGGCGGTCGCCTCCTCCGCGAGCGCGTCGGCGAGGAGTCGGCGCAGATGGTGCGGCGCCGAGCGCACGAGCGCGGGGTCGTACGGGTCGTCGAGCGTCACACCGCGGCCCACCCACTCGCGTACGAGATCGAGGTACCGCTCGCGCCGCCAGCCCCCGGGCTGCCCGTACGACCGCGCGCGGGGGCGCGTGTCGGCGGGCGGCGTCTGCGCGTGCCAGCCCGACCACTCGGGCGCAGCGGCCTGGCCGAAGCCGTGACCGCGGTCGTAGGCGGCGCGCGCCTCTGGGGTGCCGACGAGGTCCCAGGCGCGCTGCACCTGCACGAACACGGCGGCGTCCCCGCCGGTGTCGGGGTGGCTCTGGCGCAGCCGCAGGCGGTAGGCGCGGCGCAGCTCCTCCTCGGTGACGTCGGGCGGGACGGCGAGGACGTCGTAGGCGGACGCGGACAGCGGGCTGTCGAACACGCGCGCTCCCCTCGGTCGGTGCGGCGTTCCACGCTACCCCCGCGCTCCCGTGAGGATGCTCCACGCGCGGGGAGCCGCGGGCGCAGTCAGTCCGGACGGCGCTCGTTGCGCCGGGCGTACGCGGAAGCGCTGCGGCTGGACAGCGCGAGCAGGATGAGCACGTCCAGGGCGACCGACAGCAGCGTGCCGCTGATGCGGATCTCCTGGCCCTGCCACCACCAGCCGGCGAAGGCGGTGGAGATGGATGCGACGGCGAACAGCATCACCCACACGCGCGGGCCGTTGCGGCCGAACAGGATGGCCACGCCCAGGACGGCCTGCACGGCCAGGGACGCCACCACGATGGCGGTGTAGACGCCGAGGCCGATGGCGGCCGTGTCGTCGTCGGCCTGGATGCCGACCATCTGCACGAGCGGCTGGTCCGGCGTGCCGCCGGTGAGCGTGGTCACGAGCACGAAGACTCCGGTGACCACGCGCAGCAGCACGAGGACGGCGCCGGTCACCGTGGAGGCCGGCCGCTTCATGCGGGGGTCGTACGGCGTGGGCTGGACCAGCCGGGCGGCCGGCTCGTACGCCGCGCGCTTGGCGGGATGGGGCTCGGTCTCGGGGGCGCTCACACCCGCACCTCCCGGGTGTCGAGGATGGGCAGGTCGCCGTCGGTGCGGATGCTGTCCCCGCCGCCGTTGCGCGAGTGGTAGCCGGTCGAGAAGTCGCGCAGCACCTCCAGCCGCACCCGGGGCTCGGCGTCCTGCACCGTGCGCACGATGTGGTCGCGCTCCACGTCGGTGTCGGCGTCGATCTTGTGCGTGACCTGCAGGGTGAAGAGCGAGAGGCCTACGGCGGTGTCGAAGGTGCCGGCCGCGAGCCAGTCCACCCGGCGGCCTCCCGGCAGCAGCCAGCCGTCGGGGCATCTCCAGAA is part of the Microbacterium lemovicicum genome and encodes:
- a CDS encoding nuclease-related domain-containing protein is translated as MFDSPLSASAYDVLAVPPDVTEEELRRAYRLRLRQSHPDTGGDAAVFVQVQRAWDLVGTPEARAAYDRGHGFGQAAAPEWSGWHAQTPPADTRPRARSYGQPGGWRRERYLDLVREWVGRGVTLDDPYDPALVRSAPHHLRRLLADALAEEATARIVADLGMGYTVWHDVAAGGRSGDPESKVDHIVLGPSGLYGLLSEDFGGPVRLKRGELIGDGIAGAPIAELLSRLRVVARAAGVRFGGAIVVLPDEDVSEAITELGKVRGMHVAVVARSALATVLRRGVSGARAVGGNEVFDARTRLNQTVAFV